One Candidatus Nanopelagicales bacterium genomic window carries:
- the secF gene encoding protein translocase subunit SecF produces MSKIGDLGHRLYVGDVSYNFVGRRKLWYTISAVLLLITLGSLFVRGLNLGIEFRGGAEFQVPQSSCTIEQARDTVEKTGESQAIVTQLGSGSLRIQTGEVTPVKGEEIAEALADACGVEANDIKMQLIGPTWGADISRKALQALVVFVILVTIFLSIYFEWKMAVAALVALAHDLVITIGIYSILGFEVTPATAIGMLTILGYSLYDTVVVFDKVKENTRGISGQSRITYSEAANLAVNQTLVRSINTSIVALVPVAAILFVGAGLLGAGTLKDLALALFVGMAAGAYSSIFVATPLLAQLKEQDPDMQALARRVAARGKRDAEALTSPRPTAGAATARAQVSAPVARAGESGVTETGTRAQPRKQSRAKRRKRR; encoded by the coding sequence ATGTCGAAGATTGGCGATCTGGGGCACCGGCTGTACGTCGGCGACGTTTCTTACAACTTCGTCGGTCGCCGCAAGCTGTGGTACACGATCTCCGCGGTCCTTCTTCTGATCACCCTTGGCTCCTTGTTCGTGCGCGGACTCAATCTCGGGATCGAGTTCCGCGGCGGAGCGGAGTTCCAGGTGCCGCAGTCCAGCTGCACGATCGAACAGGCCCGCGACACTGTTGAGAAGACCGGCGAAAGCCAGGCGATCGTCACTCAGCTTGGGAGCGGGTCCCTGCGGATCCAGACAGGTGAAGTGACTCCGGTGAAGGGCGAGGAGATCGCCGAGGCACTCGCCGATGCGTGCGGAGTAGAAGCCAACGACATCAAGATGCAGTTGATCGGGCCCACATGGGGCGCCGACATCTCGCGGAAGGCACTCCAAGCCCTCGTCGTCTTCGTGATCCTGGTGACCATCTTCTTGTCGATCTACTTCGAATGGAAGATGGCGGTCGCTGCTCTGGTGGCGCTGGCCCATGACTTGGTCATCACAATCGGCATCTACTCGATTCTGGGGTTCGAGGTCACTCCCGCCACCGCGATCGGCATGCTCACGATCCTGGGCTACTCGCTCTACGACACTGTCGTGGTCTTCGACAAGGTGAAGGAGAACACTCGCGGTATCAGCGGGCAGAGCCGGATCACCTACTCCGAAGCCGCCAACCTCGCTGTCAATCAGACCCTCGTTCGATCCATCAACACCTCGATTGTGGCGCTGGTCCCCGTCGCGGCGATCCTTTTTGTCGGCGCGGGGCTTCTGGGCGCTGGCACGCTGAAGGATCTCGCGCTGGCGCTGTTCGTCGGCATGGCCGCTGGTGCCTACTCGTCGATATTCGTGGCCACGCCGCTGCTCGCACAGTTGAAGGAACAAGATCCCGACATGCAGGCCCTCGCCCGCAGGGTCGCGGCGCGTGGGAAGCGTGACGCTGAAGCACTCACTTCCCCAAGGCCGACCGCTGGCGCTGCCACGGCTAGAGCTCAGGTGAGCGCGCCCGTTGCCCGGGCGGGCGAGTCCGGCGTCACTGAGACCGGAACGCGGGCACAACCGCGCAAGCAGTCACGAGCCAAGCGCCGCAAGCGCCGCTGA
- the secD gene encoding protein translocase subunit SecD gives MAAPAHYRPGRVLGALAIFVVALTVWAMFPGTDHAPQLGLDLRGGTQVILAPEPIREGDQITDQQLEQSVEIIRARVNGIGVAEADVSVQGSGNDAVIVVSVPGVTQDRIVDLVGRTALLDFRAVQGIGAPEPGGVETDDTDKGKKNKGKKDKANKTTKSASATPPSQDRQGTQIVQAAEPNETFLKGVAALNCTTPENQAGGTADDPELWLGTCDRDGAAKYILQPAFIRGTNVTSAQAELPQQGAGGWLVTLNFDSEGAAKLAEISKAIYQKPSPQNQFAIVLDGVVVSAPSFREPIPGGTAQIEGNFSAQEARDLANVLNYGALPVTLENQAVESISPTLGSDQLQKGLLAGALGLVLVALYLLFYYRALGIVAGVSLLVAGWITYASFVVLGRSIGYTLTLAGIAGAIVAIGITADSFVVYFERLRDEIRMGKSLRRAADDGWIRARRTLLAADFVSFLAAAVLYWLSVGNVRGFAFALGLTTLVDVLVAFWFTRPIVSVMARSKWMQRGSSLSGVSPSRLGAETLAGRQRPTTRSSKAKAHAGRTSEPAGEV, from the coding sequence GTGGCGGCACCGGCTCATTACAGACCCGGGCGTGTGTTGGGCGCGCTCGCGATATTCGTCGTAGCTCTGACGGTGTGGGCGATGTTCCCAGGCACAGACCACGCGCCGCAGCTTGGACTGGATCTGCGGGGCGGAACTCAGGTCATTCTGGCGCCCGAACCTATTCGCGAAGGTGATCAGATCACCGATCAGCAGTTGGAGCAGTCGGTCGAAATCATTCGGGCCAGGGTCAACGGGATAGGCGTTGCTGAGGCCGATGTTTCCGTCCAGGGCAGCGGTAACGATGCCGTGATCGTGGTCTCAGTGCCCGGCGTGACGCAAGACCGCATCGTGGATCTGGTCGGGCGCACGGCGCTTCTTGACTTCCGTGCGGTCCAGGGCATCGGAGCACCCGAGCCGGGCGGGGTGGAAACGGACGACACGGACAAGGGCAAGAAAAACAAGGGCAAGAAAGACAAAGCGAACAAGACGACCAAGAGCGCGTCGGCCACGCCCCCCAGTCAAGACCGACAAGGAACTCAGATAGTCCAGGCCGCCGAACCCAACGAAACGTTTCTGAAGGGCGTCGCGGCACTGAACTGCACGACCCCCGAGAATCAGGCCGGGGGAACCGCCGACGATCCGGAGCTGTGGCTGGGGACCTGCGATCGGGATGGCGCCGCCAAGTACATCCTGCAGCCCGCATTCATACGTGGCACGAACGTCACGTCCGCCCAGGCCGAGCTTCCGCAGCAGGGCGCCGGGGGGTGGCTGGTCACGCTGAACTTCGACTCCGAGGGTGCGGCAAAGTTAGCCGAGATCTCCAAGGCGATCTACCAGAAGCCATCCCCACAGAACCAGTTCGCGATCGTTCTGGACGGAGTCGTGGTATCGGCGCCATCGTTCAGGGAGCCGATCCCGGGCGGCACTGCCCAGATCGAGGGCAATTTCAGCGCCCAGGAAGCCAGAGATCTCGCGAACGTGCTGAACTACGGCGCCCTACCGGTCACGCTGGAGAACCAGGCTGTGGAGAGCATCTCCCCAACTCTTGGTAGTGATCAGCTCCAAAAGGGTCTGCTCGCTGGGGCGCTCGGACTGGTCCTGGTCGCCCTGTACCTGCTGTTCTACTACCGAGCCCTGGGCATCGTTGCGGGCGTCAGCCTGCTAGTGGCGGGATGGATTACCTACGCCTCGTTCGTGGTGTTGGGCCGATCGATCGGGTACACGCTGACCCTGGCTGGCATCGCGGGAGCGATCGTCGCGATCGGTATCACAGCGGACTCGTTCGTGGTGTATTTCGAGCGGCTGCGTGACGAGATCCGGATGGGCAAGTCGCTGCGCAGAGCGGCGGACGACGGCTGGATCCGAGCACGCAGGACGCTGCTCGCCGCGGACTTCGTGTCATTCCTGGCCGCGGCCGTCCTGTACTGGCTCAGTGTCGGCAACGTGCGGGGGTTCGCCTTCGCCCTGGGCCTGACGACCCTCGTCGACGTGCTAGTGGCCTTCTGGTTCACCAGGCCGATCGTTTCCGTGATGGCGCGGTCCAAGTGGATGCAGCGTGGTAGCTCGTTGTCTGGAGTGTCTCCAAGCCGCCTTGGGGCTGAGACGCTGGCTGGCCGGCAGCGTCCCACCACTCGCAGTTCCAAGGCCAAAGCGCACGCGGGCCGGACGTCCGAACCCGCCGGGGAGGTCTGA
- the ruvB gene encoding Holliday junction branch migration DNA helicase RuvB, whose product MNERVVDPVAIPDEVGVETAMRPGVLSEFIGQTRVKEQLRLVLSAARGRGQPSDHVLLCGPPGLGKTTLAGIIAAEMGAPLRVTSGPALQHAGDLAAILTSLQPGEVLFLDEVHRTARPAQELLYMAMEDFRVDVIVGKGPGATAIPLQLEPFTLVTATTRAGLLPGPLRDRFGFTAHLQFYEPTDLEVILRRSAGLLGIRWEASGITEIAGRSRGTPRVANRLLRRVRDYAEVHGSGVVDGATASAALDLYEVDEMGLDRLDKAVLEALLLKFDGGPVGLSTLAVAIGEEVETVETVAEPFLVRLGFLARTPRGRVASSAAWRYIGLEAPSVAAEPAASGSESPLAESQQLSLTDDAHPHGR is encoded by the coding sequence ATGAACGAGCGCGTCGTAGACCCCGTCGCCATCCCGGACGAAGTGGGTGTTGAGACAGCCATGCGTCCCGGCGTCTTGTCCGAGTTCATCGGCCAGACTCGGGTGAAGGAGCAACTTCGCTTGGTGCTTAGCGCCGCGAGGGGGCGCGGCCAGCCTTCTGACCACGTGCTGCTTTGCGGTCCGCCCGGTCTGGGGAAAACCACGCTTGCCGGGATCATCGCGGCCGAGATGGGCGCCCCGCTGAGGGTGACCAGCGGACCGGCGCTGCAACACGCGGGCGACCTGGCCGCGATCCTTACGAGTTTGCAGCCGGGGGAAGTGCTGTTCCTCGATGAGGTTCACCGAACCGCCCGTCCGGCTCAGGAGTTGCTCTACATGGCCATGGAGGATTTCCGGGTCGATGTGATCGTCGGCAAGGGCCCAGGCGCGACAGCGATCCCGTTGCAACTCGAACCCTTCACACTGGTCACGGCGACCACCCGGGCTGGACTGCTTCCAGGGCCTCTGCGGGACCGCTTCGGATTCACCGCTCATCTCCAGTTCTATGAACCTACGGACCTGGAAGTCATCCTCAGGCGATCGGCCGGGCTGCTGGGAATCCGGTGGGAGGCATCGGGGATAACCGAGATCGCGGGCCGCAGTCGGGGAACGCCTCGGGTCGCCAACCGTCTCCTTCGCCGCGTGCGGGACTACGCGGAGGTCCACGGTTCTGGGGTCGTCGATGGCGCCACTGCCTCTGCGGCGCTGGATCTTTACGAGGTGGATGAGATGGGCCTTGACCGTCTGGACAAGGCCGTGTTGGAGGCGCTGCTGTTGAAGTTCGATGGAGGCCCAGTCGGCCTGTCGACGCTAGCTGTCGCGATCGGCGAGGAGGTTGAGACAGTGGAGACCGTCGCTGAGCCATTCCTGGTAAGGCTCGGGTTCCTGGCCCGCACGCCGAGGGGTCGGGTCGCTAGCTCCGCGGCTTGGCGCTATATCGGGTTGGAGGCGCCCAGCGTCGCAGCGGAGCCGGCAGCGTCCGGATCTGAGTCACCGCTAGCCGAGTCCCAGCAGCTCTCGTTGACCGACGACGCGCACCCCCACGGCCGCTGA
- the ruvA gene encoding Holliday junction branch migration protein RuvA, whose protein sequence is MIDYVRGPVSQVAEDYAVIDLGGLGIRVEANPATLAGLKIGEVRELPTALIVREDSWTLYGFCDAGEREVFELAQTVSGIGPRTAQTLVSTLSADGLRRAVGSEDIAALTAVPGIGRKGAQRIILELADRLGPGSSSTVPVGARPLASNQMQARDGLVALGWSAREAEDAVRTVIANADDSGGDLATGFLLKAALRELNRS, encoded by the coding sequence GTGATCGACTATGTGCGCGGCCCGGTGTCTCAAGTGGCGGAGGACTATGCCGTCATCGACTTGGGCGGGCTCGGAATCCGGGTTGAGGCGAATCCGGCGACCCTGGCTGGTCTGAAGATCGGGGAAGTCCGGGAGCTGCCAACCGCGCTGATCGTCAGGGAGGATTCCTGGACGCTGTATGGGTTCTGCGATGCCGGAGAGCGGGAAGTGTTCGAGTTGGCGCAGACCGTCAGCGGTATCGGGCCGCGAACGGCTCAGACTCTGGTGTCGACTCTGTCGGCGGACGGGTTGCGCCGGGCGGTTGGATCGGAGGACATCGCGGCGCTGACGGCTGTGCCAGGGATTGGGCGCAAAGGTGCTCAACGCATAATTCTCGAACTGGCCGATCGCCTAGGCCCCGGCTCCAGTTCAACTGTTCCGGTTGGAGCCCGACCGTTGGCCAGCAACCAGATGCAGGCAAGGGACGGTCTGGTGGCGCTGGGGTGGAGCGCCCGCGAGGCCGAGGACGCGGTTCGTACGGTAATCGCGAATGCCGACGACAGTGGAGGAGATTTGGCCACCGGCTTTCTGCTGAAGGCGGCCCTGCGGGAGTTGAACAGATCATGA
- the ruvC gene encoding crossover junction endodeoxyribonuclease RuvC: MGVDPGLTRCGVGVIEGLPGRQLEMVDVRVIRSDASAHLASRLQRVHDLVVEAIAATDPDVVAVERVFSQLNVRTAMGTAQASAAVILAAASAAIPVALHTPSEVKAAVTGNGRADKRQVTAMVTRLLGLAEKPSPADAGDALALAICHAWRGPLTERLEAARSGSKGMI, encoded by the coding sequence ATGGGTGTTGACCCGGGGCTTACGCGTTGCGGCGTGGGAGTGATCGAGGGTCTGCCGGGGCGCCAGCTGGAGATGGTCGACGTCCGGGTGATACGTAGCGACGCCAGCGCGCATCTGGCCAGTCGCCTTCAGCGCGTCCACGACCTCGTGGTTGAGGCGATAGCCGCGACCGATCCGGACGTAGTAGCCGTCGAGAGGGTGTTCTCTCAACTAAACGTGCGCACGGCCATGGGTACTGCTCAGGCCTCAGCCGCGGTGATTCTCGCTGCCGCGTCTGCGGCAATCCCAGTCGCGCTACACACCCCCAGCGAAGTGAAGGCGGCCGTGACGGGCAACGGTCGGGCGGACAAGCGACAGGTGACGGCGATGGTTACTCGTCTGCTGGGGCTGGCGGAGAAGCCATCTCCCGCTGACGCCGGCGACGCCCTGGCGCTGGCGATTTGTCACGCTTGGCGGGGGCCGCTGACCGAGCGGCTCGAAGCGGCTCGAAGCGGCTCGAAGGGGATGATCTGA
- a CDS encoding wax ester/triacylglycerol synthase family O-acyltransferase — translation MAELNETMRRFQELRGVGQQMAGYDAATWRAAAGDRHMRSTVIAVMLLDSTPSWDVLRARFERLTRMVPVLRERPLFGAVGISSPRLSLDPDFDLDIHLHRYRLHDGAGWNDVLDEARRISLTDFDHGRPLWDMHLIEGLPGDRAAMILKLHHAIADGQGTVLMAANLVTIAPEGNPDEPEAPSIPSGSSVSVARVSSANIHDNVGRSFHYAAEGVKIAAGLAVGTIKDPVGTWSEALGMVSSIGRFAAMPEAAMSPVMQGRCTTYHFRTFDFPFAEMRSAAKRHGFSVNDVFMAAVATGADYYHERHGQTARQLRFNLPISLRSVSKDGSSANAVTIARFPLPVSGASIEERLKAAHDIVRKWRDEPALSLSNPLADVSWLLPVPLIAWTASHSDITTSNVPGPPVPLYLAGSRIVGMWPLVATMGSSLNITMITYDKSAFVGVTADDEAVPDIEDFMVDLRKGFEELLESAVGSQDPLAVGAPPAAAKKPAAAKKP, via the coding sequence GTGGCTGAGCTAAACGAAACAATGCGGAGGTTCCAGGAGTTGCGCGGTGTCGGCCAGCAGATGGCGGGATACGACGCGGCCACGTGGCGTGCCGCCGCTGGCGACCGGCACATGCGTTCAACAGTCATCGCGGTCATGCTGCTGGATTCGACTCCCAGTTGGGACGTGTTGCGTGCTCGCTTCGAGCGCCTGACTCGCATGGTTCCGGTGTTGCGCGAACGGCCGCTCTTCGGGGCAGTGGGGATCTCGAGTCCGCGCCTCAGCCTGGACCCGGATTTCGATCTTGACATCCACCTGCACCGGTACCGGTTGCACGACGGGGCGGGCTGGAATGACGTTCTGGACGAGGCTCGCCGCATCAGTCTCACGGACTTCGACCACGGTCGCCCGCTATGGGATATGCACCTGATCGAGGGCCTGCCGGGTGACCGGGCGGCCATGATCCTGAAGTTGCACCATGCCATCGCGGATGGTCAGGGGACGGTTCTGATGGCCGCCAATCTGGTGACGATCGCTCCTGAAGGCAACCCCGATGAGCCCGAAGCGCCGTCCATCCCGAGCGGATCTTCCGTCTCTGTGGCCAGGGTCAGCAGTGCGAACATCCACGACAACGTCGGGCGGTCATTCCACTACGCGGCTGAAGGCGTCAAGATCGCAGCCGGTCTGGCCGTGGGAACGATCAAGGACCCTGTTGGAACTTGGTCGGAAGCGTTGGGAATGGTCAGTTCGATCGGTCGGTTCGCCGCGATGCCGGAAGCGGCGATGTCCCCTGTGATGCAAGGCCGCTGCACTACGTACCACTTCCGGACGTTCGACTTCCCGTTCGCGGAGATGCGATCAGCGGCCAAGAGACACGGCTTCTCGGTCAACGACGTGTTCATGGCAGCGGTGGCAACGGGTGCGGACTACTACCATGAGCGGCACGGCCAGACCGCCCGCCAACTGCGATTCAACCTCCCGATCAGCCTGAGATCGGTTTCCAAGGACGGATCGAGCGCTAACGCCGTGACGATCGCGAGGTTCCCTCTCCCCGTCAGCGGCGCTTCGATAGAGGAGCGACTCAAGGCCGCCCATGACATCGTGCGGAAATGGCGCGACGAGCCCGCACTTTCGTTGTCGAACCCGCTGGCGGACGTTAGCTGGCTACTTCCGGTTCCGCTGATCGCGTGGACCGCTAGTCATAGCGACATCACTACTAGCAACGTGCCTGGGCCACCCGTGCCCCTGTATCTGGCGGGTTCTCGAATCGTCGGAATGTGGCCGCTCGTCGCCACGATGGGATCGTCGCTGAACATCACGATGATCACGTACGACAAGTCCGCGTTCGTGGGCGTAACCGCCGATGATGAGGCCGTTCCTGACATCGAGGACTTCATGGTCGATCTGAGGAAGGGCTTTGAGGAACTGCTGGAGTCGGCGGTCGGTTCGCAGGATCCACTCGCCGTTGGTGCTCCGCCCGCGGCGGCCAAGAAGCCCGCGGCGGCCAAGAAGCCCTAG
- a CDS encoding YebC/PmpR family DNA-binding transcriptional regulator produces MSGHSKWATTKHKKAVVDARRGKLFAKLIKNIEVAARQGGGDPAGNPTLYDMIQKAKKSSLPNDNIERAVRRGSGAEVGAAQYETVMYEGYGPNGVAFLVECLTDNRNRAASDVRTAMTRHGGSLADPGSVSYLFARKGVVIVPKGETTEDDVLAAVLDAGAEEVNDLGEDLEVVCEAADVVAVRTALQGAGIDYNSAEATFMPSVTVELDEDAARSTFRLIEALEDSDDVQNVYANFDVSDEIMESLD; encoded by the coding sequence GTGTCAGGTCACTCCAAGTGGGCAACGACCAAGCACAAGAAGGCCGTCGTTGACGCCAGGCGGGGAAAACTCTTCGCGAAGCTGATCAAGAACATCGAGGTCGCGGCCCGTCAGGGGGGCGGGGATCCGGCGGGGAATCCGACGCTCTATGACATGATCCAGAAGGCCAAGAAGAGCTCGCTGCCCAATGACAATATCGAACGCGCTGTCAGGCGGGGTTCGGGCGCGGAAGTCGGCGCCGCCCAGTACGAGACAGTGATGTATGAGGGGTACGGGCCTAACGGCGTTGCGTTCCTCGTCGAGTGCCTGACCGATAACCGCAATCGCGCGGCGAGTGACGTGCGAACCGCGATGACTCGGCACGGGGGTTCCCTCGCCGACCCTGGTTCGGTTTCGTATCTGTTCGCGCGCAAGGGTGTCGTCATCGTGCCCAAGGGTGAGACGACGGAGGACGACGTACTCGCCGCCGTCCTCGACGCGGGCGCAGAGGAAGTCAACGATCTGGGTGAGGATCTGGAGGTGGTTTGCGAAGCCGCTGATGTTGTCGCTGTGCGCACGGCTCTCCAGGGCGCCGGAATCGACTACAACTCCGCGGAGGCCACTTTCATGCCCAGCGTGACTGTCGAGCTCGACGAGGATGCGGCCCGCAGCACCTTCCGTCTGATCGAGGCGCTGGAGGATTCGGACGACGTGCAGAACGTCTACGCCAACTTCGATGTGTCCGACGAGATCATGGAGTCGTTGGACTGA
- the pdxT gene encoding pyridoxal 5'-phosphate synthase glutaminase subunit PdxT — MTATIGVLALQGDVREHARLLRELGVTVRPIRRADQLAGVQGLVIPGGESTTISRLAIDFGLLEPLREAVRDGLAVLGTCAGMIMLAKSILDGRPDQETIGGLDILVRRNAFGRQVESFETGVKIAGMSGPDFPGVFIRAPWVESAGPRVTVLARLVPSGGPGSGPGEGRIVAVRQDRILAAAFHPELSADSRFHSMFLSMIE; from the coding sequence GTGACAGCGACGATCGGGGTTCTGGCGCTCCAGGGGGATGTACGGGAGCATGCGCGCTTGCTGCGCGAGCTCGGAGTCACCGTGCGTCCGATCCGTAGGGCTGACCAGCTGGCGGGGGTGCAGGGCCTCGTCATTCCAGGCGGGGAGTCCACGACGATCTCGCGATTGGCGATCGACTTCGGCCTTCTTGAGCCGTTGCGAGAAGCTGTTCGCGACGGTCTCGCCGTTCTGGGGACCTGTGCGGGCATGATCATGCTCGCCAAGTCGATCCTTGACGGCCGTCCCGATCAGGAAACCATCGGCGGGCTCGACATCCTCGTCCGCCGCAACGCGTTCGGCAGGCAGGTGGAGTCGTTCGAGACGGGGGTCAAGATCGCTGGCATGAGCGGCCCCGACTTCCCTGGGGTGTTCATTCGAGCTCCATGGGTGGAATCCGCCGGACCGCGGGTCACAGTTCTCGCCAGGCTGGTCCCTAGCGGTGGTCCGGGCTCGGGCCCGGGCGAAGGTAGGATCGTCGCGGTAAGGCAGGACCGAATCCTGGCCGCGGCATTCCACCCAGAGCTATCCGCGGACTCCAGGTTCCACAGCATGTTCTTGTCGATGATCGAGTAG
- the pdxS gene encoding pyridoxal 5'-phosphate synthase lyase subunit PdxS: MAEMLKGGVIMDVVTPEHAKIAEDAGAVAVMALERVPADIRVQGGVARMSDPDMIQGIIEAVSIPVMAKARIGHFVEAQILQSLGVDYIDESEVLTPADYAHHIDKWKFTVPFVCGATNLGEALRRLCEGAAMIRSKGEAGTGDVSNATGHMRQIRAEIARLASLPADELYLAAKELGAPYEIVAEVAREGQLPVVLFTAGGIATPADAAMMMQLGADGVFVGSGIFKSGDPAKRALAIVRATTHYDDPDVLAEVSRGLGEAMVGINVQSLQAEERLAVRGW; this comes from the coding sequence ATGGCCGAGATGCTCAAGGGCGGCGTCATCATGGACGTTGTCACACCTGAGCATGCCAAGATCGCCGAGGACGCCGGAGCTGTTGCCGTCATGGCGCTGGAGCGGGTTCCCGCAGACATCCGGGTGCAGGGCGGCGTGGCGCGGATGAGCGACCCGGACATGATCCAGGGCATCATCGAGGCCGTCTCAATACCCGTCATGGCCAAGGCCAGGATCGGGCATTTCGTAGAAGCACAGATCCTGCAGTCCCTCGGCGTGGACTACATAGACGAGTCCGAAGTTCTCACGCCCGCCGACTACGCCCATCACATCGACAAGTGGAAGTTCACCGTGCCGTTCGTGTGCGGCGCCACGAATCTGGGGGAGGCTCTGCGACGCCTGTGCGAGGGAGCGGCGATGATCCGCTCCAAGGGCGAGGCGGGAACCGGCGACGTGTCCAACGCCACCGGGCACATGAGGCAGATCCGAGCTGAGATCGCGCGTCTGGCATCGCTACCCGCCGACGAGCTCTACCTGGCGGCGAAGGAACTGGGGGCACCGTACGAGATCGTCGCCGAAGTCGCTCGGGAAGGGCAGCTTCCTGTCGTACTGTTCACGGCCGGTGGGATCGCTACACCGGCGGACGCTGCGATGATGATGCAGCTCGGCGCGGACGGGGTCTTCGTCGGCTCGGGGATCTTCAAGTCAGGCGATCCGGCCAAGAGGGCGCTTGCGATCGTGCGGGCGACGACCCACTACGACGACCCCGATGTACTCGCGGAGGTTTCCCGGGGTCTCGGGGAGGCGATGGTCGGGATCAACGTCCAAAGCCTGCAGGCCGAGGAGCGGTTAGCCGTGCGCGGCTGGTGA